The DNA window TCCAATCCGTCTTGGAAAGCGGGCTCGGGGTGGAGTTCAATCTGGTCATGTTGGCCCTCGTCCCAGGAATCTGTGAGGAACTGCTCTTTCGGGGATACGCGCAGCGCCAATTCGAACGGGCGACCGGTGTGGTCGGGGGGATTCTCCTCTCCGGAATTCTCTTCGGCCTGTACCACCTTCGGCTCTCCCAGCTGCTGCCACTGGCCCTCCTTGGAATTTACCTGGCCTACCTCACCTGGCGTACTGGGAGCCTCTGGCCTGCCATCCTGGTCCATATGGCACACAATGGGATTGCCGTTCTGGCGGCCCGATACGCCCAACAACACCCGTCCTACGACCTACAGACCCTAGAGCAAGCATCGATGCCCTGGTATGCTGTCGGGGCCGGATTCGCCATTTTCGGCGGCATCCTCTATGTTTTGCACCCGCTGGCGCACCAGCTTCGCGAGAACGAGTAGAATGCCCTCTTTCTGACCGAAAGGACCCCGCAAGGGGCATCGGTTCTATACGAGGCCTAGTTGTGGTGTCGGAGCGCCGGTGTGTTCGCCGTTGCCAATGAACAACGCTTCTGTTCCTATGAGCAAGCACGAGGACTGGGTGAGCATTTTCCGCACAAGCACCGACTACGAAGCTGATTTGGTCCGCGACCGCCTGGATGACAGTGGGATCCCTGCCGTCGTCCTTACGCAGCGCGACCATGCCTTTAACCTCACTGTTGGGGACCTTGCGTCCGTTCACGTCATGGTGCCGCCCGACCGGGCCGACGATGCTGTTGAACTGCTGGAGCAGCGGCTTGATGACGACGCCCTCGAAGAGGCCGCTCTCGGGGCCGACCCGGACGCGCCCGATGCACGCACGCCCGACGAGGAATCAAAACTCGACTCAGGACATGAGCACATGGACCTGGGTCCGCCCGAGGAGGATCCCGAGGAGGAGAACGACTAGGTCGCTACTCCTCTCCCGTCCGTGGCTCCCCTCCACTCATCCGGGCTCGACGGGCGCCCCCGTGCGATCTGACGGGCGAGTCGCCTTTCTATCCGTCGTTCACGGTTCTTCCCACTGACACCGCGTAGCGCGTTCTCGTGAGCAACAATCTGCAACGGATCCTAACCGCCCTCGTCGCAGCCCCATTGGTGATTGGTCTCGCCTATTGGGGCGGCTGGGCCTTTGTGAGTCTCGTCGTACTCATCGGCGTCGTCGGTCAGGTTGAACTCTATCGAATGGCCCGCTCAACCGGCGCCGCCCCCAACGACACAGGCGGCCTCGTGCTCGGGACCCTCACCGTGGCAAGCCTGGCCTGGCCGTCGCTCTGGCCCGTCACGGCGGGATGGCTGGTGACCTTCGTCGTCCTCGCCCCCTTCCTCCTTCCGCAGACCCAGTTTCTTCCAAGCCTCACCACCACTCTAACCGGGGCCATATATCCGTCGGGACTGCTCGGCAGCCTCGTGCTCCTGCGCACGGCTCGTGCCCCCTCCGTCGACTCAACGACGGCGTTCTGGATGGTCGTGCTTACCTTCCTGCTCGTGTGGGCCACCGACATTTTCGCCTACTACGTCGGGAAGTGGATTGGCCACCGATCCCTGGCCCCGTCCATCTCGCCCAACAAGACGTGGGAAGGAACCCTCGGGGGCCTCGCCGCCGCCCTGCTCGTCGCTGTCGGCATGAAACTCACCGTCCTCCCGTTCCTGACATGGCAACACACCCTTGCGCTTGGCCTCATTGGGGGTGGGGTGAGTCAAATCGGCGACCTAATGGAGAGTCAACTCAAGCGATCGACCGGAGCAGATGACTCCAGCTCTCTTCTTCCGGGGCATGGCGGGGTGCTCGACCGCTTCGATGCTATGGTCGTAGCCGCCCCACTCATCTATCTGTACCTCTCCCAGATCGTCGATCTCTTCTAATCCCTCACCTCCTCGCCCGTCTGCGCCTGGACGTTTCCTGGGCCTGCACGGCAAAATGATCCGAGAACACACCCCTTCTCCCGCTGAGAATATCCGCCAGTAGACGTCCTCGGGGCCACACGTACGGAAATGAGGGATACCGGTGACACTCCCCGATGCAAAAAGGCGTTAGAAAGACAAAACGAAGAAAATTTGCCTGTCCGTGAGGGTGCCTAAAGCTCACTTCCCGATGATCCTCGGCGGGTTCTACATCTGGCCAAGAGCCTGCCACTGGGGACTGGACGAGACAACAAGTCCAGCCCCCATGCGGAGGCGTCTACATTCTTATCCGGACTCCGGAATGACCTGGATGTCGAGAGATGCAGTCACATCGTTCCGAAGACTGATCGTCGCGGTATACGCCCCCACGTAGCGGATGTCCTCGTCGAGTTCGATATCGCGGCGGTCGATATTGAAGCCTCGGTTCGAGAGCTCGACAGCAATCTGCTGGGTCGTCACGGTGCCAAAGATGCGGTTGTCCTCCCCCACCTTGGCCGAAAAGACGACCTGCATGTCTTCGAGTTCTTTTTTCACCTTCTCGGCCTCCTCCTTCTTGGCCGCCTGCTTCCGGGCCTGTTGCCGCTCCTCATCGCGGAGCTGGCGGATGGCCCCGTCGGTGGCCACGCGGGCCAGTCCCTGTGGGATAAGATAGTTGCGACCGTAGCCGTCGGCCACCTCGTGGACCTCCCCGGTTTCGCCCAGGTGCTCCACGTCGTCGAGTAGAATAACCTGCATGGTATCGTCCTGTCACTCAATCGTGTGCGAAAGAATCGTCGTCGCCCGTGGATTACCGGATCGACTCCGATACGTAGGGAAGCAGCGCGAGGTGCCGAGCCCGCTTAATCGCCGTCGTAATCTGGCGCTGAACGCGAGCCGGAACCGAATTCACGCGGCGGGGCAGGATTTTGCCCTGGTTGTTGATAAACTGCTCCAAAAACTCGGTGTCTTTGTAGTCCACGTACTCAATGTGTTCGTAGTCAATGTCTTCGTTGGCCATGGGTCGTTAACAGATTGGGTTCGACAATCAGTGTAGAAAGCGGGTGGCGGCCGCGGCGCTACTCTTCGCCGTTTTCCTCGTCGGCCTCCTCTTCTTCGCGGGCCTCCCGTTTCTTGCGCTTCTCGTAGTGCCGCTTCATCTTCGCGTCCATCCGAAGCGTGAGGTACCGAAGCACGTCGTCGTTGATCTGCAACTCGCGCTCCAGCCGCTGGATGAGCGTGCCGGGGGCCTTGAAGTACATGTTGACGTAATACCCGCTCCGCTTGCGGTCAATCTCGTAGGAAAGGCGCTGATTGCCCCACTCGTCGACCTCAAGAACATCTCCGTCGTTGCTCTCGATGAGATGATTGACCTTGCGGACGATGTCGTCCACCTGATTCTGCTGGACGACCCCACTAATGACGTACGTGAGCTCGTACTGATACTTGTTGCTTGCCATAGTCGAATCTCCCTTTGGAATGATCGAAACTCATGCCCCTCGTAGTACCCCGACAGTCGTCGGCGTGCGGAGGAGCAGGGATGAGAATGCGAAATGTATGTACGACCGCGTCCGGAAGAGGTCGCACGACTGCCTTGAAAAGGGAGTGAGGATTCGCTAGGAAAGCAGACGGAACGGATGCAATCCACACGCCCACGAGCGCCTGTGCTCCCCCTTCCCTCCGTGCCAGACACTACAAATTAGCGAGCTTCTCGGCGTTTTCCTCCGCCCGAAGAGCGTCGATGATCGGATCGAGGTTTCCATCCATGATGGTCTGGAGCGAATGATTCTTCTGTCCCCCCTCTAGCCGGTGGTCGGTGACGCGGTCCTGCGGAAAGTTGTACGTCCGAATCTTCGCTGATCGATCGCCGCTCCCGACCATCGACCGGCGCGCCTGTTCCCGCTCCTCACGCTGCTCCTGGAGCTTCTTCTCGTAGAGGCGCGAGCGCATGACCCGCATCGCCTTCGATCGATTCTTGTGCTGGCTCTTCTCGTCCTGGCACGACACCTCAACCCCGGACGGAATGTGCTTGATGCGCACTGCCGAGTCGGTGGTGTTTACGGACTGCCCGCCCGGCCCCGTTGCCTTGAACGTTTCGATCTTGAGATCACTCGGATTGATGTCCACGTCCACCTCTTCGGCTTCTGGCAGGACCGCCACCGTGGCGGCGGAGGTGTGAATGCGACCGCTCGACTCGGTTTCTGGCACACGCTGTACACGATGCACGCCGGCTTCGTACTTGAACGTGCCAAACACGTCCTCGCCCTTCACCCCGAAGATGACTTCTCGGAACCCCCCCTGCGTGCCCTGCGACACGTCCATCATCTCGTAGGTCCAACCGTGCCGCTTGGCAAACTTGGTGTAGAGCTCGAACAGGTCCCCGGCAAAAAGAGCCGCCTCGTCCCCCCCCGCACCGGCTCGAATCTCGATTATAGCGTTCTTCTCGTCCTCCGGGTCCTTCGGAATGAGCTTCTGCTTGAGGTCCTCCTCCACCGCCGGCATTCGCTTTTCGAGCTGGTTGAGCTCTTCTTTTGCCAGCTCCTCCATCTCGCCATTCTCGGTGCGCACCATCTCCTGAAGGTCGTCGCGCTCCTGCAACAGGTTCTCGTAGCGATTAATCGCCTCCACGACCTCCTCGAGCCGACTGTGCTCCTGGCCCAATTCCTGCATTTGATCCGGATCGGTGGCCACCTCGGGGTCGGCCATCAGGCTCTCGACCTCTTCGAAGCGGCGTTTCACCTTTTCAAGTTTCTCTAACTCAATCATGAAGCGGGGGACATCTATCGAGGCGTATGCAGGTGATGTACGATCCCCTTGGGTTCGAGTTCGTCGTCAGAACGACCTGTGTCTCAGTTCCGCTCATTCGTCTGGTTTTTTCTTCGCTCTTTCGCCCCCTTTCATCAAGCTTAACAAGAAAGACTTGATGGTAAGACGGCCTCCGGCTATCCTCTTTCACAAAAGTGAAGAACAGATTCATGTTGCCCTCGTCATTCTTGAATCTCTCCCATCCTCAGTATGATTGCACGCGTCTCCGTTCTCACTCTCCTCCTCTCCCTGATGGGACTTATGGGGGGATGCTACTCTCCTCGTCCGTCTTCTTCCCCGGACGCTTCTCTTTCCCCGACTCGGATTCCCACCACGCCGGATTCACAGGCAACGCTCCCGCGTCCGCTCTTTTACCGGAGCTCATCGCCGATCCCGGCGCGACCGCAGCCGGACGTCCCGACCGAAGCAAAGCTGGAGACGGCTGCCCACAGGAGCGGCGGGAGAATCCATCAGCATCCCGCCGGAGCCTCGCCTCGTGCCACGGTGGAGGTAATGGGAGGCAGGGACACAAGCAAAAGGGCACACTGGGGACTCATGATCCATTCTGTGGTCCCCGATCGCTCTTCGCTGTCCCCCAACTCGTTCGTCAACCTGTTTGGAAAGAAGATGATGATGCAGCGGGGGGAATCTTGGCGCACCCTGCAACGGAAAAACGACTCGCTCCATGAAAAGCGATTCGTGCCTCTTTCGGCCCGGGATGTCCACCGCCTGGCCCACGTCGATACCGTGAGCGTAATCTTGAATCGGACCCACTACCAGTTGCCGTCCCGATTCCGGCGTGAGCTTCATGCATTGCACAAGGCAACACCTGACTCGTTGTCCCCCGATACGGCACAGGTCAACAATCAACTGACCGTCTTCTATTCTCCAGAAAACGATCCGGCCGTTCAGGGAGGCGTGAGCACGCTGGTCACCGCCATGAGCTATCCTGCAGACGCGCGGAAAGAGCTGCTTGAGGGAACGGTGCAGATTGGATTTCTCATCGAGCCGAACGGCTCCCCCTCCCATATTCAGATCCTTCGTCCGGCCCACCCCACCCTCACGGCCGCCGCCGTGCGCGGGCTCAAGCAGCTTCGCTTCACCCCTGGAACCCACGGGGAACGCCCGGTGCCGGTCTGGCGCACGATGCCCGTTACCTACAACGTCCGCTAGTGTGAACGTTTGCCCCCCTGCTACTCCACCGTCACACTCTTCGCGAGGTTGCGCGGCTGGTCCACGTGGCACCCGCGCATGACGGCAATGTGATACGAGAGCAACTGGAGCGGAATCACGGTCAGGAGTGGGGACAAAAATTCCTTGGTCTGGGGAATATTGATGACGTACTCGCAGAGTGCGTCGAGGTCCCCGTTCTGTTCGTCCGTAATCGCAATCACCGAGCCGTCTCGCGCAGCCACCTCTTCGATGTTGGAGAGCACCTTGTCGTACGTGCTGTCCTTCATGGCGATGAACACCACCGGCATGAAGCGGTCAATGAGGGCGATCGGCCCGTGCTTCATCTCGGCCGCCGGGTATCCTTCGGCGTGAATATAGGAAATTTCCTTCAGCTTAAGCGCCCCTTCCAGGGCCACCGGAAAGTTGTACCCACGCCCCAGATATAGAAAGTTGGAGGCGTACCGGTAGACTTGGGCCATTGCCCGCAGTTCATCGTTATTATTCTCCAGCACGCCTCGGACCT is part of the Salinibacter sp. 10B genome and encodes:
- the prfA gene encoding peptide chain release factor 1 — protein: MIELEKLEKVKRRFEEVESLMADPEVATDPDQMQELGQEHSRLEEVVEAINRYENLLQERDDLQEMVRTENGEMEELAKEELNQLEKRMPAVEEDLKQKLIPKDPEDEKNAIIEIRAGAGGDEAALFAGDLFELYTKFAKRHGWTYEMMDVSQGTQGGFREVIFGVKGEDVFGTFKYEAGVHRVQRVPETESSGRIHTSAATVAVLPEAEEVDVDINPSDLKIETFKATGPGGQSVNTTDSAVRIKHIPSGVEVSCQDEKSQHKNRSKAMRVMRSRLYEKKLQEQREEREQARRSMVGSGDRSAKIRTYNFPQDRVTDHRLEGGQKNHSLQTIMDGNLDPIIDALRAEENAEKLANL
- a CDS encoding DUF2007 domain-containing protein — its product is MSKHEDWVSIFRTSTDYEADLVRDRLDDSGIPAVVLTQRDHAFNLTVGDLASVHVMVPPDRADDAVELLEQRLDDDALEEAALGADPDAPDARTPDEESKLDSGHEHMDLGPPEEDPEEEND
- the rplI gene encoding 50S ribosomal protein L9; translated protein: MQVILLDDVEHLGETGEVHEVADGYGRNYLIPQGLARVATDGAIRQLRDEERQQARKQAAKKEEAEKVKKELEDMQVVFSAKVGEDNRIFGTVTTQQIAVELSNRGFNIDRRDIELDEDIRYVGAYTATISLRNDVTASLDIQVIPESG
- a CDS encoding phosphatidate cytidylyltransferase, with translation MSNNLQRILTALVAAPLVIGLAYWGGWAFVSLVVLIGVVGQVELYRMARSTGAAPNDTGGLVLGTLTVASLAWPSLWPVTAGWLVTFVVLAPFLLPQTQFLPSLTTTLTGAIYPSGLLGSLVLLRTARAPSVDSTTAFWMVVLTFLLVWATDIFAYYVGKWIGHRSLAPSISPNKTWEGTLGGLAAALLVAVGMKLTVLPFLTWQHTLALGLIGGGVSQIGDLMESQLKRSTGADDSSSLLPGHGGVLDRFDAMVVAAPLIYLYLSQIVDLF
- a CDS encoding energy transducer TonB, which produces MIHSVVPDRSSLSPNSFVNLFGKKMMMQRGESWRTLQRKNDSLHEKRFVPLSARDVHRLAHVDTVSVILNRTHYQLPSRFRRELHALHKATPDSLSPDTAQVNNQLTVFYSPENDPAVQGGVSTLVTAMSYPADARKELLEGTVQIGFLIEPNGSPSHIQILRPAHPTLTAAAVRGLKQLRFTPGTHGERPVPVWRTMPVTYNVR
- the rpsR gene encoding 30S ribosomal protein S18, whose protein sequence is MANEDIDYEHIEYVDYKDTEFLEQFINNQGKILPRRVNSVPARVQRQITTAIKRARHLALLPYVSESIR
- the rpsF gene encoding 30S ribosomal protein S6; its protein translation is MASNKYQYELTYVISGVVQQNQVDDIVRKVNHLIESNDGDVLEVDEWGNQRLSYEIDRKRSGYYVNMYFKAPGTLIQRLERELQINDDVLRYLTLRMDAKMKRHYEKRKKREAREEEEADEENGEE